In Metopolophium dirhodum isolate CAU unplaced genomic scaffold, ASM1992520v1 scaffold6, whole genome shotgun sequence, one genomic interval encodes:
- the LOC132953518 gene encoding uncharacterized protein LOC132953518 isoform X2: MQFLLKICVLSIIIKCTVSELQCMSSNRNVDKCQDWKKMSVLVADLVGRSIVNDKVETKSNMVTLLIRAASGVIGHGTNALKTLIVNGLVLLTKTIKSMMDDATDETLPDVLIEQLASGMPCVQLLLCRLSPIIHYMQRRVKESRHGRSQEWVAWNVSDWQQVKGNAKHCSEKHNDCAKMIKLNNSSR; encoded by the exons atgcaatttttattaaaaatatgtgtcttatcaattatcataaaatgtacaGTCAGTGAGCTTCAATGTATGTCTTCGAATAGAAACGTAGATAAATGTCAAGATTGGAAAAAAATGTCAGTACTCGTGGCCGATCTAGTGGGTAGGTCAATCGTCAATGATAAAGTCGAAACAAAATCTAACATGGTAACGCTGTTGATTCGTGCGGCATCGGGTGTTATCGGACATGGCACCAATGCTCTAAAAACTCTAATAGTAAACGGATTGGTACTTTTGACGAAAACT ATAAAATCGATGATGGATGATGCGACCGACGAAACGTTACCAGATGTATTGATCGAACAATTGGCGTCGGGCATGCCATGTGTTCAGCTGCTGCTTTGTCGCTTGTCGCCAATCATACACTACATGCAACGTCGGGTAAAGGAGAGTAGGCACGGTCGGTCTCAAGAATGGGTGGCGTGGAATGTGTCCGACTGGCAGCAAGTCAAAGGGAACGCGAAGCATTGCTCGGAAAAACATAACGACTGCGCGAAAATGATTAAACTGAATAATTCGTCCCGGTGA
- the LOC132953518 gene encoding uncharacterized protein LOC132953518 isoform X1 translates to MQFLLKICVLSIIIKCTVSELQCMSSNRNVDKCQDWKKMSVLVADLVGRSIVNDKVETKSNMVTLLIRAASGVIGHGTNALKTLIVNGLVLLTKTILTVSDYGTTNYRGTSQKTKSFPDGSPIDWIINNPYIKSMMDDATDETLPDVLIEQLASGMPCVQLLLCRLSPIIHYMQRRVKESRHGRSQEWVAWNVSDWQQVKGNAKHCSEKHNDCAKMIKLNNSSR, encoded by the exons atgcaatttttattaaaaatatgtgtcttatcaattatcataaaatgtacaGTCAGTGAGCTTCAATGTATGTCTTCGAATAGAAACGTAGATAAATGTCAAGATTGGAAAAAAATGTCAGTACTCGTGGCCGATCTAGTGGGTAGGTCAATCGTCAATGATAAAGTCGAAACAAAATCTAACATGGTAACGCTGTTGATTCGTGCGGCATCGGGTGTTATCGGACATGGCACCAATGCTCTAAAAACTCTAATAGTAAACGGATTGGTACTTTTGACGAAAACT attttaacgGTTTCTGATTACGGAACAACCAATTACAGAGGTACTAGCCAAAAAACTAAGAGCTTTCCCGATGGCAGTCCGATCGACTGGATCATAAATAATCCATAT ATAAAATCGATGATGGATGATGCGACCGACGAAACGTTACCAGATGTATTGATCGAACAATTGGCGTCGGGCATGCCATGTGTTCAGCTGCTGCTTTGTCGCTTGTCGCCAATCATACACTACATGCAACGTCGGGTAAAGGAGAGTAGGCACGGTCGGTCTCAAGAATGGGTGGCGTGGAATGTGTCCGACTGGCAGCAAGTCAAAGGGAACGCGAAGCATTGCTCGGAAAAACATAACGACTGCGCGAAAATGATTAAACTGAATAATTCGTCCCGGTGA